Proteins found in one Paenibacillus borealis genomic segment:
- a CDS encoding Na(+)/H(+) antiporter subunit F1, with protein MIHFILMLSLSIMVISIAICAWRLVKGPSLPDRVAALDTIGINLLAMVAVLSILYKTEAFIEYILLIGILSFIGTMALARYIERGVVFEYGNDQDGR; from the coding sequence ATGATTCATTTTATACTCATGCTGTCGCTTTCGATCATGGTCATTTCGATTGCGATATGCGCCTGGAGGCTGGTCAAAGGACCTTCGCTGCCTGACCGGGTCGCAGCACTTGATACGATCGGAATTAACCTGCTGGCGATGGTAGCGGTTCTCTCGATCCTGTATAAGACGGAGGCCTTCATTGAATACATTCTGCTAATCGGCATTCTCTCTTTCATCGGAACGATGGCGCTGGCCAGATATATCGAAAGGGGAGTGGTGTTTGAATATGGAAATGATCAGGACGGCCGTTGA
- a CDS encoding alpha/beta fold hydrolase, protein MPAVLTHTYGNSHYIKTPDGRQLHYMENGEGPVTVVFESGMGMSRSAWGLVQPVVAGYTRAVVYDRAGSGKSDADQAPRTLARMTDDLMCLLSHLGAGPFILVGHSWGGPVVRTVASRNPAIIRGLVLVDPTDEHCGLYFEEASVKHFAKMNTLLPLLARTGLYKLMGSKPGKVLPEDVYREQRQEDFTLQAAHTMVAEGAHFLQDLRALLAHPLRLEGIEVSVLSGTLITRMERNFRPSLHEAHRQTAAELAHGRLVEARHSGHMIMYSEPRLIADEIERMIISSGLTAPYSPHNSSNASGK, encoded by the coding sequence ATGCCAGCTGTGTTAACTCATACGTATGGAAACAGCCATTACATAAAAACACCGGACGGGCGTCAGCTCCATTACATGGAGAACGGAGAAGGTCCGGTAACTGTCGTATTCGAATCAGGCATGGGCATGTCCCGCTCTGCCTGGGGGCTGGTGCAGCCGGTAGTCGCCGGATACACCCGGGCTGTCGTCTACGACCGGGCAGGCAGCGGCAAAAGTGATGCGGACCAGGCACCAAGAACACTGGCCAGGATGACCGATGATCTCATGTGCCTATTGAGCCACTTGGGAGCCGGCCCCTTCATTCTCGTCGGCCACAGCTGGGGCGGCCCCGTTGTCCGCACCGTTGCTTCCCGGAACCCTGCCATCATCCGGGGACTCGTTCTGGTCGATCCGACAGACGAGCATTGCGGGCTCTATTTCGAGGAAGCCTCCGTGAAGCATTTCGCCAAGATGAACACCCTCCTTCCGCTGCTTGCCAGAACCGGACTATACAAGCTGATGGGAAGCAAGCCCGGCAAGGTTCTGCCGGAGGATGTCTACAGGGAACAACGGCAGGAGGATTTCACTCTACAGGCGGCTCACACCATGGTTGCTGAGGGCGCCCATTTCCTGCAGGATTTACGGGCACTTCTGGCGCATCCGCTTAGGCTGGAAGGCATAGAGGTATCCGTGCTCTCCGGAACACTAATCACCCGGATGGAACGGAATTTCCGGCCGTCGCTTCATGAAGCCCATAGGCAGACAGCGGCAGAATTGGCACACGGCCGCCTGGTCGAAGCCCGGCACTCCGGTCATATGATCATGTACAGCGAGCCTCGGCTGATCGCAGATGAGATTGAACGGATGATCATTTCGTCCGGGCTTACCGCTCCCTATTCACCACATAATTCATCAAATGCTTCAGGAAAGTAA
- the mnhG gene encoding monovalent cation/H(+) antiporter subunit G has protein sequence MEMIRTAVELLFVLLILTGALLSAVSSVGLIRLPDVYLRSHAAAKSATLGVLCVLTGAFLYFAFFLDFVSAKLLLGIVFVFMTSPLSAHLTGRAAYRSGVPLWNRRIQDDLKEVLEKERIKSDSSTS, from the coding sequence ATGGAAATGATCAGGACGGCCGTTGAATTACTGTTCGTATTGCTAATCCTGACAGGTGCACTGCTCAGTGCTGTCAGCTCTGTTGGGCTGATCCGTCTGCCGGATGTCTATTTAAGATCACACGCCGCTGCCAAAAGCGCTACGCTTGGTGTGCTCTGTGTACTCACCGGGGCATTTCTCTACTTTGCTTTTTTCCTTGATTTCGTCAGTGCGAAGCTGCTGCTCGGAATTGTCTTCGTATTTATGACATCACCGCTGTCTGCCCACCTGACAGGCCGGGCGGCCTACCGCTCCGGTGTTCCGCTGTGGAACCGCCGTATCCAGGATGACCTCAAAGAGGTGCTGGAGAAGGAACGCATCAAGTCAGATTCTTCAACGTCATAG
- a CDS encoding Na+/H+ antiporter subunit E, translated as MAFQILLNLMIAFLWMFLNNDWTASGFIVGYLLGIAVLMAMRRFFDGRLYLGKVWAIVKLAGLLLRELVVSSYIVVKAVLRPNLNIRPAILMYHTELESDWEVAVLITLLCLTPGSVVLEVSKDNRTLYIHAMDIQDVEQFGANIRNTFERAILEVTRS; from the coding sequence ATGGCCTTTCAAATATTGTTAAATCTCATGATAGCGTTCTTGTGGATGTTCCTGAATAATGACTGGACGGCTTCCGGCTTCATCGTCGGGTATCTGCTGGGTATTGCCGTTCTCATGGCTATGCGGCGCTTCTTTGACGGACGGCTGTATCTGGGCAAAGTATGGGCCATTGTGAAGCTGGCTGGCCTGCTGCTGCGGGAACTGGTTGTATCCAGTTATATCGTGGTCAAGGCGGTGCTTCGGCCTAACCTTAACATCCGTCCGGCCATTCTAATGTACCACACCGAGCTGGAGTCGGACTGGGAGGTGGCTGTACTGATTACACTGCTCTGCCTGACTCCGGGGTCCGTGGTGCTGGAGGTGTCCAAAGATAACCGGACTTTATACATTCATGCGATGGACATACAGGATGTGGAACAGTTCGGTGCCAATATCCGCAATACGTTCGAACGAGCGATTCTGGAGGTGACCCGTTCATGA
- a CDS encoding Na+/H+ antiporter subunit A, whose translation MPLLHITVLVPFLLALMIALLRGRMARLHRGWLVIAGPLALFIYFLTRIPVIKGGDSGYETVSWIPSLGINLVFHLDGLSLLFALLITGMGMLVIFYSIYYLDKRKEELTPFYVYLLIFMGAMLGVVLSDNLMVLYGFWELTSVSSFLLIAYWHRRQKSRYGALKSMLITVFGGLAMFAGFLMLYGMTGTFSIREIWSQTGDISGQSLFIPSMILILLGAFTKSAQFPFHIWLPDAMEAPTPVSAYLHSATMVKAGLYLVARFSPVFAGQHEWFWIVSGVGLITLIYGSIQAMKQTDLKALLAYSTISQLGLIMGLLGMGSAASFYTGEEAVFFTAATTAALFHLINHAIFKGSLFMVVGIVDHETNTRDLRKLGGLVSLMPVTFTVALIGSFSMAGLPPFAGFLSKEMFFTAVLNIRQLDILSPQSFFTIFPVLAWIASIFTFAYSMIMVFHTFFGKYQPEKLDKKPHEAPFGLLLPPILLALLAVITGLFPNILSKTLIVPGMNAIHPQLAASSPFYVNIYFWHGFTAEVWMTLGVILLGIVVYRVYGRLSLVDKEWRSGYTLNHVYDGSIRLVERVSRSVTGLYMTGSMRHYLMYIFTLIIVVVGGSLLYADGITFGQGEYAPVSFFEVVAVLVMLTGALAIPFAKSRIAAILLTGMVGYMVTLLFILFRAPDLALTQMIVEVVSVTLFLLCFRHLPRLKREKVKFRVKIPKLIIAVGFGATMTLVALAALGSSPFESISSFYVENSYTLGGGKNIVNVLLVDFRGFDTMFEITVLGLASLAIYSMIKLQLEPGSKPDLVRDVPDDNKPRYARSNDVLLQSVAKVAFVIIITFSLYLFFAGHNHPGGGFIGALMAAAALVLLSIAFGTEFVEKVLPVDYRKLIAAGISIAFLTGIGSFVFDVPFLTQTFGYFELPVMGKTELTTATLFDLGVYLSVIGVTMNIIFTIGRDN comes from the coding sequence TTGCCTTTGCTGCATATTACCGTACTTGTTCCGTTTCTGCTGGCCCTAATGATAGCGCTTCTACGCGGGAGGATGGCCAGGCTCCATAGAGGGTGGCTTGTAATTGCCGGACCGCTGGCGTTGTTCATTTATTTCTTGACCCGTATTCCGGTCATTAAGGGAGGGGATTCCGGATATGAGACTGTATCATGGATTCCGTCCCTTGGCATTAATCTGGTATTTCATCTGGATGGATTAAGTTTACTGTTCGCATTGTTAATTACCGGGATGGGGATGCTCGTCATCTTCTACTCAATTTATTATCTGGACAAACGCAAAGAAGAACTGACCCCGTTTTATGTTTATCTCCTAATCTTTATGGGCGCGATGCTCGGGGTGGTGCTGTCTGATAACCTGATGGTTTTGTATGGATTCTGGGAGCTGACAAGTGTATCATCCTTCCTTCTGATCGCTTATTGGCACCGTAGACAGAAGTCACGCTACGGCGCACTGAAGTCGATGCTGATCACGGTCTTTGGCGGTTTGGCGATGTTCGCAGGTTTCCTGATGCTGTACGGCATGACAGGCACCTTCAGCATCCGCGAAATCTGGAGCCAGACCGGAGACATCAGCGGACAATCGCTGTTCATACCGTCAATGATCCTGATCCTGCTGGGTGCCTTCACCAAATCGGCCCAGTTTCCGTTTCATATCTGGCTGCCGGATGCGATGGAAGCACCGACCCCGGTCAGCGCTTATCTGCACTCGGCAACGATGGTCAAGGCAGGACTGTATCTGGTCGCGCGTTTCAGCCCGGTGTTTGCGGGGCAACATGAGTGGTTTTGGATTGTGTCGGGCGTCGGCCTGATCACCTTGATCTATGGATCGATCCAGGCGATGAAGCAGACGGACCTGAAGGCTCTGTTAGCCTATTCTACAATCAGCCAGCTGGGGCTGATTATGGGATTACTGGGAATGGGATCGGCAGCTTCATTCTATACGGGCGAAGAGGCTGTGTTCTTTACCGCTGCAACAACGGCTGCCCTCTTTCATTTAATTAATCATGCCATATTCAAAGGTTCGCTGTTTATGGTGGTCGGGATTGTCGACCATGAGACGAATACACGCGATCTGCGCAAGCTGGGAGGACTGGTGTCACTGATGCCGGTGACCTTCACGGTAGCGCTGATCGGCAGCTTCTCCATGGCAGGCCTCCCGCCGTTTGCCGGATTTCTGAGCAAGGAAATGTTCTTCACGGCTGTGCTGAATATCAGACAGCTGGATATCCTCAGCCCGCAATCTTTCTTTACGATTTTTCCGGTGCTGGCCTGGATTGCAAGTATATTTACCTTTGCATACAGCATGATTATGGTCTTCCATACCTTTTTCGGTAAATACCAGCCCGAGAAGCTGGATAAGAAGCCGCATGAGGCGCCGTTTGGGCTGCTGCTTCCTCCAATTCTCCTGGCGCTGCTGGCGGTTATAACAGGATTGTTCCCGAACATACTTTCCAAGACACTGATTGTGCCGGGAATGAATGCTATTCATCCGCAGCTGGCGGCCAGCTCGCCCTTTTATGTGAACATCTATTTCTGGCATGGCTTCACAGCAGAAGTGTGGATGACTCTGGGTGTGATCCTGCTGGGAATTGTCGTATACCGTGTGTATGGCCGGTTAAGTCTGGTGGATAAGGAATGGCGAAGCGGATACACGCTGAACCATGTCTACGACGGCAGTATCCGGCTGGTGGAGCGGGTGTCCCGTTCGGTGACAGGGCTATATATGACAGGCTCCATGCGCCATTATCTGATGTATATTTTCACCCTGATTATTGTTGTAGTTGGCGGTTCATTGCTGTACGCAGACGGAATTACGTTTGGCCAAGGGGAGTATGCTCCGGTATCCTTCTTCGAGGTAGTTGCTGTGCTGGTCATGCTGACGGGTGCACTCGCGATTCCGTTCGCCAAGTCCAGAATCGCGGCGATTCTGTTGACGGGAATGGTAGGGTATATGGTGACATTGCTCTTCATCCTGTTCCGTGCACCTGATCTGGCGCTTACGCAGATGATCGTCGAAGTGGTGTCGGTGACGCTGTTCCTGCTCTGCTTCCGGCATTTACCCAGACTGAAGCGGGAGAAGGTCAAATTCCGGGTGAAGATCCCAAAGCTGATCATTGCCGTTGGATTCGGGGCAACAATGACGCTTGTCGCGCTGGCGGCGCTTGGCAGCAGTCCGTTCGAATCTATCTCAAGCTTCTATGTGGAGAACAGCTATACCCTCGGCGGCGGCAAAAATATTGTCAACGTGCTGCTGGTGGATTTCCGCGGCTTTGATACCATGTTTGAGATTACAGTGCTGGGTCTGGCCTCGCTGGCTATTTATTCGATGATTAAGCTGCAGCTTGAACCGGGCAGTAAGCCTGATCTGGTCAGAGATGTGCCGGATGATAATAAGCCGCGTTATGCGCGCAGCAACGATGTGCTTCTGCAGTCCGTGGCCAAAGTGGCCTTCGTAATTATCATTACCTTCTCCTTGTATCTGTTCTTTGCCGGTCATAACCATCCGGGTGGCGGTTTTATCGGCGCATTGATGGCTGCAGCTGCGCTCGTGCTGCTCTCCATTGCGTTCGGTACGGAATTTGTGGAAAAGGTGCTGCCTGTCGATTACCGCAAGTTAATTGCGGCCGGAATTTCTATAGCTTTTCTCACAGGGATAGGTTCCTTTGTGTTCGATGTTCCGTTCCTGACCCAGACCTTCGGCTATTTCGAGCTGCCGGTGATGGGCAAGACCGAACTCACTACAGCGACACTGTTCGACCTGGGCGTATACCTGTCGGTCATCGGTGTCACTATGAATATTATCTTTACGATCGGGAGGGATAACTGA
- a CDS encoding Na(+)/H(+) antiporter subunit C — protein MEILIALAIGVLFTVGVYLVLSKSLLRILLGTTLLTHGVHLLLLTMAGLKTGASPLLGEKADSYVDPLPQALILTSIVISFGVSAFFIVLAYRAYRSAGMDDVEGSKGERP, from the coding sequence ATGGAGATCCTTATTGCCCTGGCGATCGGCGTCTTGTTTACCGTAGGTGTATATCTGGTCTTATCCAAAAGCCTGCTCCGCATCCTTCTGGGGACAACACTGCTGACTCACGGTGTTCATCTGCTGCTGCTGACCATGGCGGGACTTAAGACTGGCGCTTCACCGCTGCTTGGCGAGAAAGCGGACAGTTATGTCGATCCGCTGCCGCAGGCGCTTATCCTTACCTCGATTGTAATCAGCTTTGGGGTATCCGCGTTCTTCATCGTACTGGCCTACCGGGCCTACCGCTCGGCGGGTATGGATGATGTGGAAGGAAGCAAGGGGGAGAGACCATGA
- a CDS encoding diaminopimelate dehydrogenase, translating to MTSIIKVGIVGYGNLGKGVQQAIEQNPDMELAAIFTRRDPQQLAEITGTVTEHISAAEQYIGKIDVMILCGGSATDLPEQTPQLARLFNTVDSFDTHAKIPDFFAEVDKAAQEGGTVSVISTGWDPGMFSMNRLLMQSILPEGEDYTFWGTGVSQGHSDAIRRVPGVKAGVQYTVPVQEVIDSIRGGETPQLTTREKHRRECYVVAEEGADREAITRSIVEMPNYFADYDTTVNFISEDELAAKHSGMPHGGFVIRSGRTGGGSKQIAEFGLKLDSNPEFTASVLVAYARAAFRLKHEGHKGAKTVFDIPLGHLSPKSAETLRRELL from the coding sequence ATGACATCAATTATCAAAGTTGGGATCGTCGGATACGGGAATTTGGGCAAAGGGGTACAGCAGGCGATTGAACAAAATCCGGATATGGAGCTTGCTGCTATATTTACCCGCAGAGACCCGCAGCAGCTGGCGGAGATCACAGGAACAGTCACAGAGCATATTTCCGCAGCCGAGCAATACATAGGCAAAATTGATGTAATGATTCTGTGCGGCGGATCAGCAACAGACCTGCCGGAGCAGACACCGCAGCTGGCCAGATTGTTTAATACAGTGGACAGCTTTGACACCCATGCCAAAATTCCTGACTTCTTCGCTGAAGTGGATAAGGCAGCTCAGGAGGGCGGAACGGTCAGTGTAATCTCAACGGGCTGGGATCCGGGAATGTTCTCCATGAACCGCCTGCTGATGCAGTCGATCCTGCCTGAAGGTGAGGATTATACCTTCTGGGGAACAGGGGTCAGTCAAGGTCATTCGGATGCTATCCGCCGTGTTCCCGGTGTGAAGGCGGGTGTGCAATATACCGTTCCTGTCCAGGAGGTCATTGACAGCATCCGCGGCGGAGAGACACCGCAGCTGACTACCCGCGAGAAGCACCGCCGGGAATGTTACGTGGTGGCGGAAGAAGGGGCAGATCGTGAAGCAATCACCCGGAGCATTGTGGAGATGCCGAATTATTTCGCCGATTATGATACAACCGTCAACTTTATTTCAGAAGATGAGCTTGCTGCGAAGCATTCCGGTATGCCGCACGGCGGCTTCGTTATCCGCAGCGGAAGAACCGGCGGCGGAAGCAAGCAGATTGCCGAATTCGGGCTGAAGCTGGACAGCAATCCTGAATTCACAGCCAGCGTACTGGTAGCTTATGCCCGCGCAGCCTTCCGCCTGAAGCATGAAGGCCATAAGGGTGCCAAGACGGTATTCGATATTCCGCTCGGCCATCTGTCCCCTAAATCGGCAGAGACGCTGCGGCGCGAGCTGCTGTAG
- a CDS encoding Na+/H+ antiporter subunit D: MNNLLVLPLLIPAFTAVILIFLKERINLQRIISAISVFVNIAIALIIVYQVNTNGIQTLYMGGWLPPYGIVFVADMFAALLVLTTAVVGAACLFFSFASIGEQRERFYYYTFFHFLLTGVFGSFLTGDLFNLFVCFEVLLVASYAMIVLGGTKVQLRETLKYILVNVISSSLFVAAIAYLYAATGTLNMAHLAIRVAEAGQDGVMNVIAVLLLLVFSLKAGLLLFFWLPDSYSAPPLAVRALFGALLTKVGLYAITRTFSLIFVHDLGLTHTLIGWMAGATMILGAVGALAYNDLSRIFNYNIVISVGFIAFGISVATQDSLNGVVFYLMHDMIAKALLFFLGGMIIAASGTEQLRQMGGLIRRYPWTGWMFFILTLALVGVPPLSGFAGKVMMVRSGFGEQHVALALIALASSFVVLYSLIKVFQEVFWGGERSEEEVHPLRYKAMMAPAAVLFVLIILMGIGAETVNGLVAQAGAVLADPAEYINAVMKGVDEDGLSNIVKSHDSVLVDVPE; encoded by the coding sequence ATGAACAATCTGCTGGTACTGCCTTTGCTGATTCCGGCGTTTACGGCGGTCATCCTGATTTTTCTGAAAGAAAGAATTAACCTGCAGCGAATAATCAGTGCAATCAGTGTCTTTGTGAACATTGCCATTGCGTTAATTATTGTGTACCAGGTAAATACAAACGGGATTCAAACGCTGTACATGGGGGGATGGCTGCCGCCCTACGGCATCGTCTTTGTTGCTGATATGTTTGCGGCATTGCTGGTATTAACAACAGCGGTTGTAGGCGCGGCTTGCCTGTTCTTTTCCTTCGCAAGCATCGGTGAGCAGCGGGAGCGGTTCTACTATTATACGTTCTTCCACTTCCTGCTGACCGGTGTATTCGGGTCCTTCCTCACAGGAGACCTGTTCAATCTGTTCGTATGCTTCGAGGTACTGCTGGTCGCCTCTTATGCGATGATTGTACTTGGCGGAACTAAAGTCCAGCTGCGTGAGACACTGAAATATATACTCGTCAATGTAATCTCATCCAGCTTGTTTGTAGCAGCGATTGCTTATCTGTACGCAGCGACAGGTACGCTTAATATGGCGCATCTGGCGATCCGTGTGGCCGAGGCCGGGCAGGACGGTGTCATGAATGTAATTGCTGTACTGCTGCTGCTGGTCTTCTCGCTCAAAGCCGGTCTGCTGCTGTTCTTCTGGCTGCCGGATTCATACAGTGCTCCTCCCTTGGCTGTAAGGGCACTGTTCGGTGCCTTATTGACCAAAGTTGGTCTGTATGCCATCACGCGAACGTTCTCCCTGATTTTTGTTCATGATCTGGGGCTGACACATACGCTGATCGGCTGGATGGCCGGTGCAACGATGATTCTCGGAGCTGTCGGCGCGCTGGCTTACAATGATCTGAGCCGGATTTTTAATTATAATATTGTGATTAGTGTAGGTTTTATTGCCTTTGGCATATCGGTGGCAACCCAGGATTCATTAAATGGGGTAGTGTTCTATCTGATGCACGACATGATTGCCAAGGCGCTGCTGTTCTTCCTGGGCGGAATGATTATTGCTGCCTCAGGAACGGAGCAGCTGAGACAAATGGGCGGCCTGATCCGCCGGTATCCGTGGACGGGCTGGATGTTCTTCATCCTGACGCTGGCCCTGGTGGGCGTTCCGCCTCTAAGCGGCTTTGCCGGGAAAGTCATGATGGTCCGCAGCGGCTTCGGGGAGCAGCATGTTGCCCTTGCCCTCATTGCACTGGCTTCAAGCTTCGTCGTCTTGTATTCGCTGATCAAAGTGTTCCAGGAAGTGTTCTGGGGCGGTGAGCGAAGCGAGGAAGAAGTCCATCCGCTGCGCTACAAAGCAATGATGGCACCGGCCGCCGTGCTGTTTGTCCTCATCATCCTGATGGGGATCGGCGCCGAAACGGTGAACGGGCTTGTGGCTCAAGCCGGAGCTGTGCTGGCTGATCCGGCAGAGTACATTAACGCTGTCATGAAAGGAGTAGATGAAGATGGCCTTTCAAATATTGTTAAATCTCATGATAGCGTTCTTGTGGATGTTCCTGAATAA
- the gdhA gene encoding NADP-specific glutamate dehydrogenase produces the protein MTNQAIQYVHQIYAEVQQRDPQEAEFHQAVKEFLDCLVPVLARHPQYMKHGILERLVEPERSISFRVPWVDDAGKVRVNRGFRVQYSSAIGPYKGGLRFHPSVYLGIIKFLGFEQIFKNALTGLPMGGGKGGSDFDPKDKSDQEVMRFTQSFMTELYRHIGEDTDVPAGDIGVGAREIGYMFGQYKRIHGGHAAGVLTGKGLLYGGSLARKEATGYGCVYFVQEMLSSTRGTSFEGSRVVISGSGNVSIYAIEKAQQLGALVIACSDSNGYIHDPQGINLATVKRLKETERLRISEYVKEHPHAQYVEGCSGIWSLPCDIALPCATQNEIDLASARTLILNGVQAIGEGANMPTTIEAVELFLENNVLFAPAKAANAGGVAVSGLEMSQNSMRLAWSFEEVDAKLQEIMKNIYRRSVQAAEEYGVAGNLVAGANIAGFLKVADTMLAQGIV, from the coding sequence ATTACTAACCAGGCTATACAATATGTTCATCAAATATACGCGGAGGTACAGCAGCGCGACCCGCAGGAAGCCGAATTTCATCAGGCGGTCAAGGAGTTCCTCGATTGCCTAGTGCCTGTACTGGCACGTCATCCGCAATATATGAAGCATGGGATCCTCGAACGGCTGGTTGAGCCCGAGCGCAGTATTTCCTTCCGCGTGCCCTGGGTCGATGATGCCGGCAAGGTCCGGGTTAACCGCGGTTTCCGAGTTCAATACAGCAGCGCAATCGGCCCTTACAAAGGCGGACTCCGCTTCCACCCTTCCGTTTATCTCGGGATCATCAAGTTCCTGGGCTTCGAGCAGATTTTCAAAAATGCGCTGACCGGCCTGCCCATGGGCGGCGGCAAAGGCGGCAGTGATTTCGATCCCAAGGATAAGTCAGATCAGGAAGTTATGCGGTTCACCCAGAGCTTCATGACGGAATTGTACCGCCATATCGGCGAGGATACGGATGTTCCCGCAGGTGATATTGGTGTCGGCGCACGCGAGATCGGCTATATGTTCGGACAATATAAACGGATTCACGGAGGACATGCGGCCGGGGTTCTCACCGGAAAAGGGCTGCTGTATGGCGGAAGTCTTGCGCGTAAGGAGGCAACCGGCTACGGCTGTGTATACTTCGTGCAGGAAATGCTGTCATCGACACGGGGAACCAGCTTCGAGGGCAGCCGGGTAGTCATCTCGGGTTCAGGAAACGTTTCTATTTATGCTATTGAGAAGGCTCAACAGCTGGGAGCTCTTGTTATCGCTTGTAGTGATTCGAACGGATACATTCATGATCCTCAAGGAATCAATCTGGCTACTGTCAAAAGGCTAAAGGAAACCGAACGCCTGCGTATCAGCGAATACGTGAAGGAGCATCCGCATGCACAGTATGTTGAGGGCTGCAGCGGAATCTGGAGTCTGCCTTGCGACATCGCCCTGCCTTGTGCCACCCAAAATGAGATTGATCTGGCATCCGCCCGTACGCTGATTCTGAATGGAGTCCAAGCCATCGGTGAAGGGGCAAATATGCCGACGACGATCGAAGCGGTTGAACTGTTCCTTGAGAATAATGTGTTGTTCGCTCCGGCCAAAGCGGCTAATGCGGGCGGTGTAGCCGTCTCGGGCCTGGAAATGAGCCAGAACAGCATGCGGCTGGCCTGGAGCTTTGAAGAAGTCGATGCGAAGCTGCAGGAGATTATGAAGAATATTTACCGCAGATCGGTGCAGGCGGCAGAGGAATACGGGGTTGCCGGTAACCTGGTGGCCGGAGCCAACATCGCCGGCTTCCTGAAGGTCGCCGATACCATGCTGGCGCAGGGGATTGTGTAA
- a CDS encoding universal stress protein, producing the protein MVCVHYGPHGERLIRRGVELSEMLGAPLYVLNVDSSDSDEYNQSKEMFMAVWKRLAEEAGAEFMVRKRRGRKTTDVIVEAAEEKDVTQIIIGQSAQTLWQELTKRNFVNELISKMKMMDLHVVAVQRMRAGLEETHEEGVISYLVKNEGVYQLSDEPEGQDYIKGKFFHELHTEFENGLFRIEQDGKARYLHICEGTLSDPL; encoded by the coding sequence ATGGTATGCGTTCATTATGGTCCGCACGGGGAGCGGTTAATCCGGCGTGGTGTGGAGCTATCTGAGATGCTTGGGGCACCGCTCTATGTACTCAATGTGGATAGTTCGGACAGTGATGAATACAATCAGAGCAAGGAAATGTTCATGGCAGTCTGGAAGCGTCTGGCAGAGGAAGCCGGGGCAGAATTTATGGTCCGCAAACGCCGGGGCCGCAAGACAACAGATGTTATCGTTGAAGCGGCAGAAGAGAAGGATGTCACGCAGATCATTATCGGGCAATCGGCCCAGACGCTGTGGCAGGAGCTGACCAAGCGCAACTTTGTCAATGAGCTGATCAGCAAAATGAAGATGATGGATCTGCATGTTGTGGCTGTGCAGCGGATGCGCGCCGGTCTCGAAGAGACGCATGAAGAAGGTGTAATCTCCTATCTGGTGAAGAATGAGGGCGTATACCAGCTCAGCGATGAGCCGGAAGGCCAGGATTACATCAAAGGGAAATTTTTTCACGAATTGCACACGGAATTTGAGAATGGCTTGTTCAGAATTGAGCAAGATGGTAAAGCGAGATATTTGCATATCTGTGAGGGGACATTAAGCGATCCCTTATAA